A window of Pedobacter lusitanus contains these coding sequences:
- a CDS encoding SusD/RagB family nutrient-binding outer membrane lipoprotein, whose translation MRTNNNINPKKLLLLLFIAMIGFSGCKKYLDINQNPNNPDNADPNLLLPTVQAAMGQVVGNAFQVYGGMWAQYWTQSPNSGQYKGIDEYNLANTSFDRPWLTIYRNSLVNAEAIINSQIPSIEYTKGIAYLMKAYTVQVATDAFGDIPVAEAVNSTLFPAPHYQTQEVAYDSVFKYIDKGVALLSIAGRVSPGGQDLVFNGDVVQWKAFANTLKLKAYLRIAYANPTKASAGIAALYAATPNFLTTDAAIKYLTIGGNENPLYNEMVALKRVQNLVASSTAVDAYVKNNDTRLLKFYDPIATGDQTKITAIPQGSFGANSGKNVSIPTALVGANPLLPASATTPVKFFSAAESYFLQAEAVVRGYAAGDANSLYTQGIKASFTATGNAGDAAAYTATAPDGLAALTAATSVEAKVNAIITQKYYALNGFQGFEAWTEYRRTGYPTFLVKSVASKLGGDRMPQRMLYPSSEGLSNSNFPGNLPLYTPLWWAKK comes from the coding sequence ATGAGAACGAATAATAATATTAATCCTAAGAAGTTATTACTTCTGCTTTTTATAGCCATGATTGGATTTTCAGGCTGTAAGAAATATTTAGATATTAATCAGAATCCAAATAATCCGGATAATGCAGATCCTAACTTGCTTTTACCTACGGTACAGGCTGCAATGGGACAGGTTGTTGGTAATGCATTTCAGGTTTATGGTGGTATGTGGGCTCAGTACTGGACTCAAAGTCCAAACTCAGGGCAGTACAAAGGTATAGATGAGTATAATCTGGCTAACACTTCTTTTGACAGACCATGGTTAACTATCTATCGTAACTCTTTGGTAAATGCTGAAGCAATTATTAATAGTCAGATTCCTAGTATTGAGTATACTAAAGGTATAGCATATCTGATGAAAGCATACACCGTTCAGGTTGCCACTGATGCGTTTGGTGACATTCCTGTAGCTGAGGCTGTGAATTCAACGTTGTTCCCTGCACCTCATTATCAGACCCAGGAAGTAGCTTATGACAGTGTGTTTAAATATATTGACAAAGGTGTTGCTTTATTAAGTATAGCCGGACGTGTTTCTCCCGGAGGTCAGGATCTGGTTTTCAATGGTGATGTAGTACAATGGAAAGCATTCGCAAATACTTTAAAACTTAAAGCTTATTTGAGGATTGCGTATGCTAATCCAACAAAAGCAAGTGCGGGTATTGCTGCTTTATATGCTGCAACTCCAAATTTTTTAACTACCGATGCAGCAATTAAGTATTTAACCATTGGTGGTAATGAAAACCCACTATATAACGAGATGGTTGCGTTGAAAAGAGTACAGAATCTGGTTGCAAGCAGTACAGCTGTTGATGCTTATGTAAAAAACAACGATACTAGATTGCTTAAATTCTATGATCCGATTGCAACAGGTGATCAAACTAAGATTACAGCGATTCCTCAAGGTAGTTTCGGGGCGAATTCTGGTAAAAATGTGTCTATCCCTACTGCGTTGGTAGGTGCTAATCCATTGCTTCCTGCGTCAGCTACTACTCCCGTTAAGTTCTTCTCAGCTGCTGAAAGTTATTTCCTTCAGGCAGAAGCGGTGGTTAGAGGATACGCTGCTGGTGATGCCAATTCATTGTATACTCAAGGTATCAAAGCAAGTTTTACTGCTACAGGAAATGCTGGAGATGCAGCTGCTTATACTGCAACTGCTCCTGATGGATTGGCTGCATTAACAGCTGCTACAAGTGTAGAAGCTAAAGTTAATGCTATTATTACTCAGAAGTATTATGCCTTAAATGGTTTCCAGGGTTTTGAAGCCTGGACTGAGTATCGCAGAACGGGGTATCCTACATTTCTTGTTAAGTCTGTGGCCTCTAAATTAGGGGGAGACAGAATGCCACAACGTATGTTATATCCAAGTTCTGAAGGACTTTCTAACAGTAACTTCCCGGGTAATCTACCATTATATACTCCACTTTGGTGGGCTAAAAAATAG
- a CDS encoding SusC/RagA family TonB-linked outer membrane protein: MKKLILSLFLFLSLAMIASAQDRTITGTVTGKDDGQPIPGVSVKIRGAQGGAQTGADGKYAVKVPSGATALDFSSIGYVAQSIPLKAGNLINVSLLSDSKSLGEIVVTANAIKREKRTLGYSAPTIKAAELTESGSPSAINSLVGKVAGVNISTSSNSPGSSSRIVLRGGSSISGSNQALIVVDGVPIDNTSQIGGAGSTASNGASALSSVDFGNRGNDINPDDIASVTVLKGPAAAALYGSRASNGAMIITTKGGTKNAAKTSITFNTSNTFSSVLKLPDFQNEYGQGYYQADPKTGAPVYLNGQPVYNGDFRENGSWGAPFTGVVQPWGQSIDGVRQTKAYSAVKNNVRDFFDKGFATDNNLTFSGGGDKTTFYLGLNGLNSNGVFPGNKDVFNKYGVRFNGTADFSNKFSAGVSFNYNKISANQVAGGQGTSSVFNNVLQTPRDISLVGLKDLNNKYNGYGYTDANGVVQKNSYGYYGAYTMNPYWVLDNFDNFNDVSRVTGNVNLAYKPLKWLDVTERVGIDTYSDRRRLLSPKFSFTPAPGTANAPYGASNIRTDNGLYEIDQYNVTELVHDLMITARHKFNDDFEGSFMIGNNVRQRSANSLLTATNASGGMVVPGWYNLANSNGPVNVILDNISRRRLVGVYADLNLSYKNFLFLEGTARNDWSSTLPVQNNSFFYPSVSGSFVFSELLKSSSVNNWLSYGKVRSSWAQVGNDTDPYQLATTYSRAIVSGNFGNTTFPFGNVAGLTASPTIGNLNLKPERTTSFEVGTELGFLDSRISVDFSYYKNNSKDQIIAVPIPNSTGYGFSLVNAGKIQNKGIELSLRGTVIKSTNVNWELYGTFTKNNSLVVSLMPGVEQISIPGGAVGANVVAAVGRPFGEFYAVDNLKDAQGRTVVDPKTGRPLPTSQAQYMGSYNPKYQASFGTNFRYKQLTFGMLFDVKHGGVFYSRTKSILAFVGASAETGGERFNQIWPNSVTLDAAGNSIPNTSITYNKQDYYGGNLNPGTNIVDASYVKLRSANLSYAFTKDQLRRTPFGALSIGVFGNNLFIWTPKSNQFADPEVNSAGAGNLQGFDFTAQPSLRNYGVNLKVSF; the protein is encoded by the coding sequence ATGAAAAAACTTATACTAAGTTTATTCTTGTTCTTGTCTCTTGCGATGATCGCATCGGCTCAGGACAGAACAATAACTGGTACTGTTACAGGAAAGGATGATGGGCAACCAATTCCTGGTGTCAGTGTAAAAATCAGAGGAGCTCAAGGTGGAGCTCAGACTGGTGCTGACGGAAAATATGCAGTTAAAGTTCCATCTGGAGCAACAGCATTGGACTTCAGCTCAATTGGCTACGTAGCACAATCTATTCCACTTAAAGCAGGGAATTTAATCAACGTGAGTTTACTATCTGATTCAAAATCTCTTGGTGAAATCGTTGTAACTGCTAATGCAATTAAAAGAGAAAAAAGAACACTGGGATATTCAGCGCCAACTATTAAAGCTGCTGAATTGACTGAAAGTGGTAGCCCAAGTGCTATTAACTCTTTAGTTGGTAAAGTAGCAGGTGTAAACATTTCAACATCTTCTAACTCACCAGGTAGTTCATCAAGAATCGTTCTTCGTGGAGGATCTTCAATTAGTGGTTCAAATCAGGCACTGATTGTTGTTGATGGTGTGCCTATTGATAATACAAGTCAGATTGGTGGTGCTGGTAGTACTGCAAGTAATGGTGCTTCTGCTTTATCAAGTGTAGACTTTGGAAACAGAGGTAATGATATCAATCCTGATGATATTGCTTCGGTTACAGTATTGAAAGGCCCTGCTGCTGCCGCTCTTTATGGATCACGTGCATCAAACGGTGCGATGATCATTACTACTAAAGGTGGTACTAAAAACGCTGCAAAGACTTCTATTACTTTTAATACATCAAATACATTTTCTTCAGTATTGAAATTACCTGATTTTCAAAATGAATATGGTCAGGGCTATTATCAGGCTGATCCAAAAACAGGTGCCCCTGTTTACTTAAATGGTCAGCCGGTATATAACGGTGATTTTAGAGAAAATGGTAGCTGGGGTGCTCCTTTCACGGGAGTGGTACAGCCATGGGGTCAATCTATTGATGGTGTTCGTCAGACTAAAGCATATTCTGCCGTTAAAAATAATGTTCGTGATTTCTTCGATAAAGGTTTTGCAACAGACAATAACTTAACTTTTTCTGGTGGTGGTGATAAAACGACATTTTATTTAGGTTTAAACGGCTTAAATTCTAATGGTGTATTCCCTGGTAATAAAGATGTTTTCAACAAATACGGAGTTAGATTTAATGGTACTGCAGATTTCAGTAATAAGTTCTCAGCTGGCGTATCATTTAACTACAATAAAATAAGTGCTAACCAGGTAGCTGGTGGTCAGGGTACCTCTTCTGTATTTAATAACGTATTACAAACTCCAAGAGATATCAGTTTGGTTGGTTTGAAAGACTTAAATAATAAATACAATGGTTATGGCTATACTGATGCAAATGGTGTAGTTCAGAAAAATTCGTATGGATATTATGGTGCTTATACTATGAATCCATACTGGGTGCTTGATAATTTTGACAACTTTAATGATGTAAGCCGCGTAACTGGTAACGTTAATCTGGCTTATAAACCATTAAAATGGTTAGATGTAACAGAAAGAGTTGGTATTGATACTTATTCTGATCGTCGCAGATTATTATCTCCGAAATTTAGTTTTACTCCTGCACCTGGTACTGCGAATGCTCCATATGGTGCTAGTAATATCAGAACAGATAATGGTTTGTATGAAATTGACCAGTACAATGTTACTGAGCTTGTACATGACTTAATGATTACTGCCCGTCATAAATTCAATGACGATTTTGAAGGATCATTTATGATTGGTAACAACGTTCGTCAGAGATCTGCTAATTCGCTTTTGACTGCAACAAATGCTTCTGGTGGTATGGTTGTTCCTGGGTGGTATAATCTGGCTAACAGCAATGGTCCTGTTAACGTTATTCTTGATAACATCAGCAGAAGAAGATTAGTTGGTGTTTATGCAGATTTAAACTTATCTTATAAAAACTTCCTTTTCTTAGAAGGAACGGCAAGAAATGACTGGTCGTCTACTTTACCAGTTCAGAACAATTCATTCTTTTATCCAAGTGTCAGCGGATCATTCGTATTCTCAGAATTATTAAAAAGCTCTTCAGTGAATAACTGGTTAAGCTATGGTAAAGTAAGATCAAGCTGGGCTCAGGTAGGTAACGATACTGATCCTTATCAGTTAGCGACTACCTATTCAAGAGCAATTGTTAGTGGTAACTTTGGTAATACAACTTTCCCTTTTGGTAACGTAGCTGGATTGACTGCCAGCCCCACAATCGGAAATCTTAACCTGAAACCGGAAAGAACAACTTCTTTTGAGGTAGGTACAGAATTAGGGTTTTTAGATAGCAGAATCTCTGTAGATTTCAGCTATTACAAAAACAATTCAAAAGATCAGATTATTGCAGTTCCAATTCCTAACTCGACTGGATATGGTTTCTCTCTTGTAAATGCTGGTAAAATCCAGAATAAAGGTATTGAGTTAAGTTTAAGAGGAACAGTAATCAAATCAACAAATGTAAACTGGGAACTTTATGGTACATTTACCAAAAACAACAGTTTAGTCGTGTCACTAATGCCAGGAGTTGAGCAAATCTCTATTCCGGGTGGTGCTGTGGGTGCAAACGTTGTCGCTGCTGTAGGCAGACCATTTGGTGAGTTTTATGCTGTTGATAACTTAAAAGATGCACAAGGCAGAACTGTTGTTGATCCAAAAACAGGGCGCCCTCTGCCAACTTCTCAGGCACAATATATGGGAAGTTATAACCCTAAATATCAGGCTTCATTCGGAACAAATTTCCGTTATAAACAATTGACTTTCGGAATGTTGTTTGATGTAAAACATGGTGGGGTATTCTATTCGAGAACTAAAAGTATATTGGCATTTGTTGGAGCTTCCGCTGAAACAGGAGGAGAAAGATTCAACCAGATCTGGCCTAATTCAGTTACTTTAGATGCGGCAGGTAACAGTATACCAAATACTTCAATTACTTATAATAAGCAGGATTATTACGGTGGAAATTTAAATCCGGGAACAAACATTGTTGATGCTTCTTATGTGAAATTACGTTCAGCAAATCTTTCTTATGCGTTTACTAAAGATCAGTTAAGACGTACTCCGTTTGGTGCCTTATCAATAGGTGTTTTTGGTAACAACTTATTTATCTGGACTCCAAAATCGAATCAGTTCGCTGATCCTGAGGTTAACTCTGCTGGTGCAGGTAACCTGCAAGGTTTTGACTTTACTGCACAACCTTCGCTGCGTAACTACGGTGTTAATTTAAAAGTATCATTCTAA
- a CDS encoding SusC/RagA family TonB-linked outer membrane protein: MKKLLQSLFVLMLCAVSALAQQRTITGTVTGKEDGLPIPGVSVRVKGTKTGSLTGASGTYSIVVPKGSVELIFSSLGYVTHTRAAHTNVLNITLENDVQSLQDVVITGAYGSEQTKKTQTGSIGIVKAKDLEATPLVSIDKALQGRVAGVMSVSGNGQPGSNQDVRIRGTSSVNASNQPLYVVDGIPINTGDISRNTTTSNTLAGLNPNDIESLTVLKDASAASIYGSRAANGVVLITTKTGKAGKTRIRVDAEYGIAKSAFLNGPNKPLNAGQLRELTAEGLVNAGKVSSTPIPDLTAAYNYYDNTIVGAARQGVNTDWLDVVNQTGKQQQYNVAASGGTEQTQFNISGGYFKQEGTVVGSEFKRYSTAVNVRHKYNEKLSFGINLNVSNSGQKGPSAGGAFRNPVLAAYFLNPYQSPRNADGSVNNSPTDFAPGSVFNPLTIITLDQNRYNALKGIGGADLAYKILPNLKFTSKIGIDYNALEEDSYWNPAFGDGGNTGGNSGRYYTRYFNWVATNLLNYSATMLADHSLVANVRAGYEAQKSSRYTLTAITTGLPANVDLNVPSAGSVLNTANGSNEDYTFASMLAIGDISYKNKYVLQASFRRDGSSKFSANNAYGNFWSLGASWNIDQEEFIKQYKWIDQFKIRTSYGVNGNAGIGNYDWRALYSFGSSYNYNGVLGSAPSQVGNPNLTWEVNKPFDIGVDLAFFKSRLALNVDYYSRKSEKLLLDDPLSVTSGFPFFSNNVGSMRNRGVEIGISGTPVIAGDFKWDVSFNIAFNKNVLLELSNGQTRAISGVTVRDIGSNVTTWFMREWAGVDPANGNPLWYTDATKTATTSNYGSAQQVNTGKQPDPKGFGSLTNGFKYKGFSLEAMLYFSYGNYIRDAWAAYTQSDGANATSNRVAAQMDRWQKPGDITNVPKYVYNNANSSNATSTRFLYKGDYIRLRDVTLGYDLPKSVLTSLKVSSIKVYARASNLYTWVKDKNLPYDPESFATSSTNFTVYNPKTIAFGINVGF, encoded by the coding sequence ATGAAAAAACTTCTACAAAGTTTGTTCGTATTGATGCTATGTGCAGTTTCTGCATTGGCTCAGCAACGAACCATTACCGGTACGGTTACCGGGAAAGAGGATGGATTGCCAATACCCGGGGTAAGTGTAAGGGTAAAAGGTACTAAAACCGGGTCCCTCACCGGTGCTTCTGGTACTTATTCAATCGTTGTGCCGAAAGGATCAGTTGAACTGATATTTTCTTCTCTTGGCTATGTCACTCATACCAGAGCAGCACATACAAATGTGTTGAATATTACACTGGAAAATGATGTGCAATCATTACAGGATGTAGTTATTACTGGTGCATATGGTAGTGAGCAGACTAAAAAAACACAGACCGGATCTATCGGGATTGTAAAAGCTAAGGATTTAGAAGCTACACCACTGGTTTCTATTGATAAAGCATTACAGGGACGAGTTGCGGGTGTAATGTCTGTGTCAGGAAACGGACAGCCAGGTTCTAATCAGGATGTCCGTATCCGTGGTACAAGTTCTGTGAATGCAAGTAATCAGCCATTATATGTAGTTGATGGGATTCCTATCAATACAGGTGATATTTCGCGTAATACCACAACAAGTAATACACTTGCCGGACTTAATCCTAATGATATTGAAAGTCTGACTGTATTAAAAGATGCATCGGCTGCATCAATTTATGGATCAAGAGCGGCTAACGGTGTAGTTTTAATCACAACCAAAACGGGTAAAGCTGGTAAAACAAGAATCAGAGTTGATGCTGAATACGGTATAGCAAAATCTGCTTTCCTGAACGGCCCAAATAAGCCACTTAATGCTGGTCAACTGAGAGAGCTGACAGCAGAAGGACTGGTTAATGCCGGAAAAGTAAGTTCAACTCCAATTCCGGATCTTACTGCAGCTTATAACTATTATGATAATACTATTGTTGGTGCTGCAAGACAGGGTGTTAATACTGACTGGCTGGATGTAGTTAATCAAACAGGTAAACAGCAACAGTACAATGTAGCTGCAAGCGGAGGAACTGAACAAACTCAGTTTAATATATCAGGAGGGTATTTCAAGCAGGAAGGTACGGTAGTTGGTTCTGAGTTTAAACGTTATTCAACTGCTGTGAACGTCAGACATAAATACAATGAGAAATTATCTTTTGGTATTAATTTAAATGTATCTAATTCGGGTCAGAAAGGGCCGTCGGCAGGTGGGGCTTTCAGAAATCCGGTTTTGGCAGCTTATTTTTTGAATCCTTATCAAAGTCCGCGCAATGCTGATGGAAGTGTTAATAACTCACCAACAGACTTTGCGCCAGGATCAGTATTTAATCCTTTGACAATTATTACGCTTGATCAAAATAGATATAATGCACTTAAAGGTATTGGTGGTGCTGATCTTGCTTATAAGATTCTTCCAAATCTGAAATTTACTTCTAAGATTGGTATAGATTATAACGCACTGGAAGAAGATTCATATTGGAATCCTGCTTTTGGAGATGGTGGAAATACAGGAGGAAATTCAGGTAGATATTATACCAGGTATTTTAACTGGGTAGCCACTAACTTATTGAATTATTCAGCGACAATGCTGGCAGATCATTCTTTAGTAGCTAATGTAAGAGCTGGATATGAAGCTCAGAAGTCAAGTCGTTACACGTTAACTGCAATAACTACAGGTCTGCCTGCTAACGTTGATTTGAATGTTCCTTCGGCAGGGTCGGTTTTAAATACCGCTAATGGTTCTAATGAAGATTATACTTTTGCCTCTATGCTGGCCATAGGTGATATATCTTATAAAAATAAGTATGTCTTACAAGCGAGCTTCAGAAGAGACGGCTCTTCGAAATTTAGTGCTAACAATGCTTATGGTAATTTCTGGTCATTAGGTGCAAGCTGGAACATAGATCAGGAAGAATTCATTAAGCAATATAAATGGATAGATCAATTTAAGATCAGAACATCTTATGGGGTAAATGGAAATGCTGGTATTGGTAATTATGACTGGAGAGCATTATATTCTTTTGGATCCAGCTACAATTACAACGGTGTTCTTGGAAGTGCTCCATCTCAGGTAGGAAATCCTAATTTAACGTGGGAAGTAAACAAGCCATTTGATATTGGTGTAGATCTTGCCTTTTTCAAAAGCAGACTAGCCTTAAATGTGGATTATTACTCGAGAAAATCGGAGAAATTATTATTGGATGATCCTTTGTCTGTGACTTCTGGTTTCCCATTTTTCAGTAACAATGTCGGATCAATGAGAAACAGAGGGGTAGAGATTGGTATTTCAGGGACACCAGTTATTGCAGGTGATTTTAAATGGGATGTTTCATTCAATATTGCTTTCAATAAAAATGTACTGCTGGAATTATCCAATGGTCAGACCAGAGCAATTTCGGGAGTAACTGTAAGAGACATCGGCTCTAATGTGACTACCTGGTTTATGAGAGAATGGGCAGGTGTAGATCCGGCAAATGGTAACCCATTATGGTATACGGACGCTACTAAAACTGCGACGACAAGTAATTATGGTTCTGCGCAACAGGTGAATACAGGAAAACAACCAGATCCTAAAGGATTTGGAAGTTTAACCAACGGATTTAAATATAAAGGATTCAGCTTAGAAGCAATGTTGTATTTTAGCTATGGTAACTATATCAGAGATGCCTGGGCAGCTTATACACAGTCGGATGGTGCAAATGCAACATCTAACAGAGTGGCGGCACAAATGGACAGATGGCAGAAACCAGGAGATATTACTAATGTTCCTAAGTATGTTTATAATAATGCCAATAGCTCTAATGCAACATCTACAAGATTCTTGTATAAAGGGGATTATATCAGATTAAGAGATGTGACTTTGGGTTATGACTTGCCTAAGTCGGTTTTAACTTCTCTTAAAGTTTCAAGCATCAAAGTTTATGCAAGAGCATCAAATCTGTATACCTGGGTTAAAGATAAAAATCTACCTTACGATCCTGAATCTTTTGCAACCAGTTCAACAAATTTTACAGTTTATAATCCAAAAACGATTGCTTTTGGGATAAATGTAGGTTTCTAA
- a CDS encoding lipid-binding protein produces MKKNIIINTVVMALLVIFSSSCKKDQEIGGTAVQNLAGDWYVKVNGTGPYIVLSTYNTSANVSTEMWLQSTGLKSGTTALGVKGKVSVDVSSQTFTAANTANVAGTSATIPTFSVANGKVVSNGTVGPGSKTPTDLISLDITINGVSYKVEGFHKTGFQSDLPGNLP; encoded by the coding sequence ATGAAAAAGAATATTATAATAAATACTGTGGTGATGGCATTGCTGGTGATCTTTTCTTCTTCCTGCAAAAAGGATCAGGAAATTGGTGGTACAGCAGTACAGAATCTCGCAGGAGACTGGTACGTTAAAGTTAACGGTACAGGTCCTTATATCGTTTTGTCTACGTACAACACTTCAGCAAACGTAAGCACTGAAATGTGGCTTCAGTCAACCGGGCTTAAATCCGGAACTACGGCACTGGGTGTGAAAGGTAAAGTTAGTGTTGACGTATCAAGCCAGACATTTACTGCAGCGAACACTGCCAATGTTGCTGGTACTAGTGCTACTATTCCAACCTTTAGCGTAGCTAATGGAAAAGTTGTATCTAACGGTACTGTTGGTCCTGGTTCTAAAACACCAACGGATTTAATTTCTCTTGATATCACTATTAACGGAGTTTCCTATAAAGTAGAAGGTTTCCATAAGACTGGTTTCCAATCAGATCTTCCGGGTAATCTTCCATAG
- a CDS encoding S66 peptidase family protein gives MYTQPPYLKKGDKIAIVCPANKLKKSISPAIAMLEDWGLEVITGKSISGDHFNFAGDDEFRAADMQVFLDDTSIKAILAARGGYGGIRIIDKLDFSTFHQNPKWIAGFSDTTAFLSHLLAALNTQSIHGQMPASFETGTPQSLETLRKALFGEDFSYAYTSSFPNRGGQAEGILIGGNLSLLIALQGSVSEVDYTDKILFVEDVGEQEYAIDRMMRMLKRSGKLAGLKGLIVGAFNSVPPQEIPFGQTPEELIFEIVKEYDYPVCFNFPAGHIDDNQALILGREVMLKVSNNDVVLSYK, from the coding sequence ATGTACACACAACCCCCATATCTGAAAAAGGGAGACAAGATTGCAATTGTCTGCCCCGCAAACAAACTTAAAAAATCTATCTCTCCTGCAATAGCCATGCTGGAAGACTGGGGATTAGAGGTTATAACTGGTAAAAGTATTTCCGGCGATCATTTTAATTTTGCGGGGGATGATGAATTCAGAGCAGCAGACATGCAGGTATTTCTGGACGACACCAGTATCAAAGCAATCCTTGCTGCCAGGGGAGGTTATGGCGGCATAAGGATTATTGACAAACTGGATTTTAGTACATTTCATCAAAACCCCAAATGGATTGCCGGCTTCAGTGATACGACAGCATTCCTGTCTCACCTCCTTGCCGCACTTAACACCCAGAGTATTCATGGACAAATGCCGGCTTCTTTTGAAACCGGAACCCCGCAATCCTTAGAAACTTTAAGAAAAGCATTGTTTGGAGAAGACTTCAGCTATGCCTATACCAGTTCTTTTCCCAATAGAGGAGGACAGGCAGAAGGCATTCTTATCGGAGGCAATCTTTCCCTCCTTATTGCTCTGCAGGGCTCAGTATCAGAGGTGGACTATACAGATAAGATTCTTTTTGTGGAGGATGTAGGTGAACAGGAATACGCTATAGACAGAATGATGCGCATGCTGAAACGCAGTGGAAAATTAGCCGGTTTAAAGGGCTTAATTGTTGGCGCATTTAATAGTGTACCACCACAGGAGATACCTTTTGGACAAACGCCGGAAGAGCTCATTTTTGAGATTGTAAAGGAATATGATTATCCGGTTTGTTTTAATTTCCCGGCAGGCCATATTGATGATAACCAGGCATTGATTTTAGGCAGAGAAGTTATGCTCAAAGTCAGTAATAATGACGTTGTGCTCTCTTATAAATAA
- a CDS encoding SusD/RagB family nutrient-binding outer membrane lipoprotein yields the protein MKKIFNKKVAVVSLLVLSLGCKKSLDINQSPNYPPVESATMETLFPAAVLSTAGRVGGDLSIVCGMWAQYWTQNNNSSQFRNVDTYDLQSASAFVDGPYTQLYAGGLYDYTTGLALANTSKNYRYKLMYTVMKAYTYQVLVDLYDKVPYSEAFQIGTILQPKFDDGYTIYQALIKDMDDALSKDYRTGPWTDEQRATDFVFGAEELKEVQFDYWEKFANTLKLKMYLRMVNAKPAEAEAGIRALYGANAKFLDISAQVNLFVNVPNKSNPFFEYNFRRLNTPDNLKASATFTSWLDKNADPRAKVYFGVDNPVPSINQGDYLNGSTHPEYNDAVNVVVKANDPVPFISAAESYFMQAEALERYFGGAGAKDMYDKGVAAAFAQVKITPPASLLVTYAYPATGNFETKLEAIITQKWASMFGSHGLEAFFEQNRTGYPKISAVYSDDPAYIPGQIVYAPNGVTGEGNFPRRFVFPDSEVRRNSNTPAAVPITTKVWWGK from the coding sequence ATGAAAAAAATATTTAATAAAAAAGTAGCAGTGGTTTCTTTATTAGTCCTTTCTCTTGGATGTAAGAAATCATTAGATATAAATCAAAGTCCAAACTATCCACCAGTTGAATCAGCAACAATGGAGACTTTATTCCCTGCTGCGGTGTTGTCTACTGCAGGAAGAGTTGGAGGTGATCTGTCAATTGTTTGTGGGATGTGGGCACAATACTGGACTCAGAATAATAACTCAAGTCAGTTCAGAAACGTTGATACCTACGATCTGCAAAGTGCTTCTGCATTTGTAGACGGACCTTATACCCAGTTGTATGCAGGCGGATTGTATGACTACACAACAGGATTAGCTTTAGCTAATACAAGTAAAAACTACAGATATAAGCTGATGTATACAGTCATGAAAGCTTATACCTATCAGGTTTTGGTGGACTTGTATGATAAAGTGCCATATTCGGAAGCTTTTCAAATTGGTACAATCTTACAACCTAAATTTGATGATGGTTATACAATTTACCAGGCTCTGATTAAGGATATGGATGATGCATTATCTAAAGATTATAGAACAGGTCCATGGACTGATGAACAGCGAGCTACCGATTTTGTTTTTGGCGCTGAAGAGTTGAAGGAAGTGCAATTTGATTATTGGGAGAAGTTTGCTAATACATTAAAATTAAAAATGTATTTGCGTATGGTCAATGCTAAACCAGCAGAAGCTGAGGCTGGCATCAGAGCATTATATGGAGCTAATGCAAAATTTTTAGATATTTCTGCACAGGTTAATCTTTTTGTTAATGTACCCAATAAAAGTAATCCATTTTTTGAATACAATTTCAGGAGGTTAAATACCCCGGATAATTTGAAAGCAAGTGCCACTTTTACGAGCTGGCTGGATAAAAATGCTGATCCAAGAGCAAAAGTTTATTTTGGAGTTGACAATCCTGTACCTTCGATTAATCAGGGTGATTATTTAAATGGATCGACACATCCGGAGTATAATGATGCAGTCAATGTTGTGGTAAAAGCAAATGATCCTGTTCCTTTTATCAGTGCTGCGGAATCATATTTTATGCAGGCAGAAGCTTTGGAGCGTTATTTTGGTGGAGCAGGAGCTAAGGACATGTATGATAAAGGTGTTGCTGCGGCTTTTGCTCAGGTGAAAATTACTCCACCCGCAAGTCTTTTAGTTACTTATGCGTATCCGGCAACAGGTAATTTTGAAACTAAATTAGAAGCTATCATTACACAGAAATGGGCATCAATGTTTGGCTCTCATGGTTTGGAAGCCTTCTTTGAGCAAAACCGTACCGGTTATCCAAAAATAAGTGCTGTATATTCTGATGATCCTGCTTATATTCCAGGACAGATTGTATATGCACCTAATGGGGTGACGGGTGAAGGTAATTTTCCAAGACGTTTTGTGTTCCCTGACAGTGAGGTAAGAAGAAATAGCAATACACCTGCAGCAGTTCCGATTACTACTAAAGTTTGGTGGGGTAAATAA